GCAACTCACTCGCGCAACCGCCGTGAAGCTGCCGGTGGCAAGCAGGGTGGCCGTACCATGGAAATCCAGCGCCTGATCGCCCGCAGCCTGCGCGCCGCGGTTGACCTAGAAGCGTTGGGTGAGCAGATGATCACGGTTGACTGTGATGTTATCCAGGCTGATGGCGGGACTCGCACGGCATCTATTACCGGTGCGATGGTCGCTTTGGTCGATGCCATCAACTACATGCTGGAAAAAGGCATGCTCAAGGCCAGCCCGCTCAAAGGCATGGTAGCGGCGGTGTCGGTTGGTATCTACAACGGTGAAGCCATTTGCGATCTGGAGTATGTCGAGGACTCGGCAGCGGAAACGGACATGAACGTGGTCATGACCGAAGAAGGCAAGATGATCGAGATCCAGGGTACGGCGGAAGGCGAAGCCTTTAGCCACGAAGAGTTGCTGGCGATGCTGGCTCTGGCGAAAGACGGCATTGCCGACATCATTAGCGTGCAGAAGCAAGCGCTGGACAGTTAGTTTTTTGAAGCGGTTCCTATTGGAGCCGCTTTTTTTTGGCCTGGGTTTCGTGTTGCCTGGCAATGCGACTCAGCGCGTAGATTTGAATCGTGTAATCACAAGTTGCATCTATTAAGGAGAAACCATGAAAGCATATCAGCGTCAGTTCATCGAATTTGCCTTGGAGAAAGGGGTACTGAAGTTTGGTGAGTTCACACTGAAATCTGGCCGTAAGAGCCCGTACTTCTTCAACGCGGGTTTGTTCAACACAGGACGTGATCTTGCACGCCTAGGCCGTTTTTACGCTGAGGCTTTGGTAGATGCCGGTATCGAGTACGATGTATTGTTCGGCCCTGCGTACAAGGGGATCCCAATCGCAACGACAACCGCTGTTGCACTGGCTGATCAGCATGATGTGGATACCCCTTACTGCTTCAACCGCAAGGAAGCCAAAGACCACGGTGAGGGCGGCAACCTGGTCGGTAGCGCGCTGGAAGGCCGTATCATGCTAGTCGATGATGTTATCACTGCCGGTACGGCGATCCGCGAATCGATGGAAATCATCAAGGCCAACGGTGCCGACCTAGCCGGTGTGCTGGTGGCTATCGACCGCCAGGAAAAAGGCAAGGGCGAGCTGTCTGCTATCCAGGAAGTTGAGCGCGATTTCGGTTGTGCGGTGATTTCTATCGTGTCGCTGGGCGATGTGGTGAGCTACCTGGAAGAGCAGGACGGTATGGAACAGCACCTGGAAGCGGTGAAAGCTTACCGTGCGGAATATGGGGTATAAGGCTCGGGAGCCTAGAACCTAGTTCCTAGGAAGAGCAGAACCCAGAACCGTAAATAAAAAAGCGAGAAGCGTAAGCCTCTCGCTTTTTTATTTGTTTTTTCTATGAACTAGGAACCAGGATCTACCAACCTGTCCTAGTTTACCCTAGCTCTGCACTGAGCAGGTGCCAGTAGTCGTCGAAGTTGGCAGTCGGCTTGTACTTGAAGTTCGAGCGGACAAAGCGGTTGAGACTGCCTTCGACCTGGCCGAGTAGCTGGGCGGCCAGGATAGATTCGTCTACCGGGAAGCCTTTGCCCTCGCGCAGCTTGCGCTCGCGCAGGATTTGGCGCAGCTGGGTTTCGATGCGCTCGAACAGCTGGTTGATACGGGCCTGGAGACGGTCTTGCTCGAACATCAGTGCGTGGCCGGTCATGATGCGGGTCAGGCCCGGGTTGCGTTCGGCAAAGCCGAGGATCAGCTGCAGCACCATGCGCAGGCGTTGCAGGGTGTCTTTTTCGTCATCGAGGATGCGGTTGATACGGGTGGTGATAGCGTCTTCGATAAATTCGATCAGCCCCTCGAACATCCGCGCCTTGCTTGGGAAGTGGCGGTAGAGGGCGGCTTCTGAGACACCAACCTGGGCT
This Photobacterium gaetbulicola Gung47 DNA region includes the following protein-coding sequences:
- a CDS encoding orotate phosphoribosyltransferase (COG0461): MKAYQRQFIEFALEKGVLKFGEFTLKSGRKSPYFFNAGLFNTGRDLARLGRFYAEALVDAGIEYDVLFGPAYKGIPIATTTAVALADQHDVDTPYCFNRKEAKDHGEGGNLVGSALEGRIMLVDDVITAGTAIRESMEIIKANGADLAGVLVAIDRQEKGKGELSAIQEVERDFGCAVISIVSLGDVVSYLEEQDGMEQHLEAVKAYRAEYGV
- a CDS encoding nucleoid occlusion protein (COG1309): MAGNKKNNRREEILQALAQMLESAQGSQRITTAKLAAQVGVSEAALYRHFPSKARMFEGLIEFIEDAITTRINRILDDEKDTLQRLRMVLQLILGFAERNPGLTRIMTGHALMFEQDRLQARINQLFERIETQLRQILRERKLREGKGFPVDESILAAQLLGQVEGSLNRFVRSNFKYKPTANFDDYWHLLSAELG
- a CDS encoding putative ribonuclease PH (COG0689), with protein sequence MRPSGRSNNQVRPITITRNFTAHAEGSVLVEFGDTKVICTASVEENVPRWLKGKGQGWVTAEYGMLPRATHSRNRREAAGGKQGGRTMEIQRLIARSLRAAVDLEALGEQMITVDCDVIQADGGTRTASITGAMVALVDAINYMLEKGMLKASPLKGMVAAVSVGIYNGEAICDLEYVEDSAAETDMNVVMTEEGKMIEIQGTAEGEAFSHEELLAMLALAKDGIADIISVQKQALDS